From one Triticum aestivum cultivar Chinese Spring chromosome 4B, IWGSC CS RefSeq v2.1, whole genome shotgun sequence genomic stretch:
- the LOC123089999 gene encoding uncharacterized protein, with protein MSESVNLNVYYGAGNVRYNELGVDLSEFKNGVMTLADPDRLDIRQLKYWLTTSFGLDPEVCSVSIHALWTKSCKNVKWELMPVDRSQHWLSLLRRCRDRRIHPYALVQPVPKKENTVQLHRGYEPGQGSEVANEIVLSGSQPQDVDASQPEKESDYVPHNVCGPDTGQSSQSIILAVSGFADGDEEGDEMQRVMEEEDEDGLVEELDSENSEDEVEVPIPSAWEQDISTGLTVNDGHETPWQYNLNQVQIGAMFDTKKKLKYAVIKWAMSTQRVFKTHISSPTNYTVKCVVTGCPGKVHGHVPKYDIHWVVTIVVPHNCVRTNLLVKHPNLTSSLIAQLMYTEIVEKKDMEAKHIQTAVKVRWNYVIAYGKAWRAKQKAMEERFGTFFDSYDNVVRLLGILKERNPGTYVNVQHMRLLSIPDFKVLKRVFFSFAMCIEAFRHCPPVMFVDGTFLTGQYRGQILTAIGVDGNNQIIPLAMAFVEGENFLSWVWFFRQVKIAIVKDRPNVCVIHDRHAGILKAVKTLRNPADDEPTPWRDLQSRWCMRHLGANFFSQFKNKRLMNLFKKLCKQSQQRKYEFIWSKLDEFTKKQVRARKKMEEDQVKLAALIAELEEPVRLCDLPAIDPPNTKRKKGRAIKNFSEWIEKEPPMNWSLLHDTHGARYGHMTTNLAEVYNFVLRGNRALPLTS; from the coding sequence ATGTCTGAATCAGTAAATCTGAATGTTTACTACGGCGCTGGTAATgttcgatataatgagttgggGGTTGATCTTAGCGAGTTTAAAAATGGCGTTATGACACTAGCTGACCCGGACAGACTGGACATTAGACAGTTGAAGTACTGGTTGACAACTAGTTTCGGTCTGGATCCTGAAGTATGTTCCGTCagtattcatgcattgtggaccaaatcttgtaaaaatgtcaagtgggagttgatgccgGTAGATAGGAGCCAGCATTGGTTGTCCCTGTTAAGACGCTGCCGAGACCGAAGAATCCACCCATATGCACTTGTGCAACCTGTGCCGAAGAAGGAGAATACCGTACAACTCCACAGGGGGTATGAACCCGGCCAAGGCAGTGAAGTGGCTAACGAGATTGTTTTATCCGGGTCACAGCCACAAGATGTGGATGCTAGCCAACCGGAGAAAGAGTCAGACTACGTGCCACACAATGTTTGTGGTCCTGATACTGGGCAGAGTAGCCAGTCGATAATATTAGCTGTTTCTGGTTTTgctgatggggatgaggaaggggatgaaatgcagagggtgatggaggaagaggacgaggatggattggtggaggaactggattctgaaaattctgaggatgaagttgaggtaccgattccttctgcatgggagcaggacatatccaccggccttacggtgaacgatggccatgagactccatggcagtataatctgaaccaagtacaaataggggctatgtttgatacaaagaaaaaattgaagtaTGCGGTGATAAAGTGGGCTATGTCTACGCAGAGGGTTTTCAAGACACACATATCAAGTCCAACAAACTATACCGTGAAATGTGTTGTAACAGGTTGTCCTGGGAAGGTGCACGGTCACGTGCCGAAGTATGACATCCACTGGGTTGTCACCATTGTCGTCCCACATAATTGTGTGAGGACGAACCTGCTGGTGAAGCATCCGAACCTGACTTCAAGTCTCATTGCGCAACTCATGTATACTgagatagtagagaagaaagatatggaagcaaaacacatccagacagcagtgaaggtcagatggaattatgtcattgcttatgggaaggcttggagggctaagcagaaggctatggaggaaaggtttgggacgttcttcgactcatatgataatgttgtccgtctcctgggcatactgaaggagaggaatccgggcacttatgtgaacgtacaacacatgaggttgctgagtataccagatttcaaggtgttgaaacgagTGTTCTTCTCATTTGCTATGTGCATCGAAGCTTTCCGGCATTGTCCTCCTGTTATGTTTGTGGATGGTACATTCCTGACCGGTCAGTATAGAGGGCAAATCCTGACTGCTATTGGTGTGGACGGGAACAATCAAATCATCCCACTTGCCATGgcatttgtggagggtgagaactttCTCAGCTGGGTTTGGTTCTTCCGCCAAGTGAAAATTGCCATCGTGAAGGACCGACCAAACGTGTGTGTCATTCATGACAGACATGCTGGTATATTGAAGGCCGTGAAGACACTTCGGAATCCAGCAGATGACGAACCAACACCTTGGAGGGACTTGCAGAGccggtggtgcatgcgccatcttgggGCTAATTTTTTCTCACAGTTCAAGAACAAGCGGTTGATGAACTTGTTCAAAAAATTATGCAAGCAGAGCCAGCAGCGGAAATACGAATTTATTTGGTCAAAACTAGATGAGTTTACTAAGAAGCAGGTCCGTGCAAGGAAGAAAATGGAAGAAGATCAGGTTAAATTAGCAGCACTCATCGCGGAGCTAGAGGAGCCAGTTCGTCTTTGTGACTTGCCAGCAATTGACCCTCCTAATACTAAGAGAAAGAAGGGAAGGGCAATAAAGAATTTTTCTGAGTGGATAGAGAAAGAGCCTCCAATGAATTGGTCTTTGctgcatgacacacatggagctaGGTATGGCCACATGACAACCAATCTTGCAGAGGTGTATAACTTTGTGCTGAGAGGGAATAGAGCATTGCCACTCACGAGTTAG
- the LOC123094558 gene encoding NDR1/HIN1-like protein 6 has product MAALDTIHEHNERDLEAGHATPPSSLVTDKAPRRERDRRRNSCRRFAWVALLAVAALAVALAAVLGALYLVLDPKMPLYTVHALNVTAFGMDDDMTARARFDAAVRFENPNRAIGISYEEGSSLAVWYDGYRLSEGALPAFYQGHGDAAVVHVAMSEARLGGTGVVEAMRHVNGAGGELPLVFRGEVPVRVKVGPVTTGKVTPRVRCDLVLDRLSTEGRIGVNRMSCNLKLW; this is encoded by the coding sequence ATGGCAGCCCTCGACACGATCCACGAGCACAATGAGCGTGACCTCGAGGCAGGGCACGCTACGCCGCCGTCATCACTCGTCACGGACAAGGCCCCTCGGCGGGAACGCGATCGTCGGCGCAACAGCTGCCGCCGGTTCGCCTGGGTCGCCCTTCTCGCCGTGGCAGCCCTCGCCGTCGCCCTCGCGGCCGTCCTCGGGGCTCTTTACCTGGTGCTCGACCCGAAGATGCCCCTTTACACGGTGCACGCGCTCAACGTGACGGCCTTCGGCATGGACGACGACATGACCGCGCGTGCGCGCTTCGACGCGGCGGTCCGGTTCGAGAACCCGAACCGCGCCATCGGCATCTCGTACGAGGAGGGGTCCAGCCTCGCGGTGTGGTACGACGGGTACCGGCTGTCCGAGGGCGCGCTGCCGGCGTTCTACCAGGGGCACGGCGACGCCGCGGTTGTGCACGTCGCCATGAGCGAGGCGCGGCTGGGTGGCACGGGGGTGGTGGAGGCCATGCGGCACGTGAACGGGGCCGGCGGCGAGCTGCCGCTGGTGTTCCGCGGCGAGGTGCCGGTGCGGGTGAAGGTCGGGCCGGTGACGACCGGCAAGGTGACGCCCCGTGTCCGGTGCGACCTGGTGCTGGACAGGCTGAGCACCGAGGGCCGGATCGGGGTCAATAGGATGAGCTGCAACTTGAAGCTATGGTGA